ATTACTGCCGCTGTGAAACGTGGGATCACCACTGCGACAAGCGGATTTCAAATTTCACCGATAAATTCGAGGCCTGGCTCCATGAAGTCGTTTTATCAGGAACTGGAAAGCGGGCTGGTATTTTTACCGGAACTGGGGATCGGGCGTTACCCGGTCCCGGCATCACGTCCGTATGACGAGCAGTATTTTGAAAAATATCAGCAGCTGGCTGATACCGACACAGGGCGCGCATTAACACAATCCCGTATTGAGCTGGTAGAGCGCCATTTTCATGGGCCCGTTCTGGATGTTGGTATCGGTGCCGGTCAGTTCGTCTCTACCCGACCGGGAACGCTTGGGTATGACGTTAATCCCGCTGGTATTGCCTGGCTGAACGAGCGGAGCGCATTCGCTGACCTCTACGCCAATCAGTGGCGCGCGCTGACGATGTGGGATGTTCTGGAACACATTGACGAGCCGGAGCTGGCGGTAGGGCAGGCCAGCGAATCCGTATTTGTATCGATCCCCA
This sequence is a window from Enterobacter sp. 638. Protein-coding genes within it:
- a CDS encoding methyltransferase domain-containing protein, with protein sequence MKSFYQELESGLVFLPELGIGRYPVPASRPYDEQYFEKYQQLADTDTGRALTQSRIELVERHFHGPVLDVGIGAGQFVSTRPGTLGYDVNPAGIAWLNERSAFADLYANQWRALTMWDVLEHIDEPELAVGQASESVFVSIPIFTDAGDILRSHHFRKNEHIWYFTDDGIKRWFAYQGFECAEQNIIECQLGRKGVASYAFRRV